Proteins found in one Verrucomicrobiota bacterium genomic segment:
- a CDS encoding FHA domain-containing protein, which translates to MKSDFGEILLKYCLRKLSGCFIVESKGNRGIIYLIEGLVVHSEVNKLTGLPAFLQFFTWPSPERFEWTLNMGAKEQTMALSYEAVVVMISYAETVTIGEDNHPELVEDEPYDHIDLALEIMQGDKPFQYPIKTKQVRVGRSSANDLVLEDPSVSRKHAFLTLFQDGLVVHDIGSSNGTFIEQEAISLCKLERNQYIFFGHVRCKLIETPNSQTLKASKAPRMVTKTTRIPVTNYQAKEKDSEVSAK; encoded by the coding sequence ATGAAATCTGACTTTGGAGAGATTCTTCTTAAATACTGCTTAAGGAAGCTTTCGGGCTGCTTTATCGTAGAGAGCAAGGGGAATCGAGGTATTATTTATCTTATCGAAGGATTAGTCGTTCATTCGGAGGTCAACAAACTCACTGGACTACCTGCTTTCTTGCAATTTTTTACCTGGCCATCCCCTGAGCGCTTTGAATGGACTCTTAATATGGGGGCGAAAGAGCAAACTATGGCACTTTCATATGAAGCTGTAGTAGTGATGATTTCATACGCTGAGACAGTTACGATTGGCGAAGATAACCACCCAGAACTTGTGGAAGATGAGCCTTATGATCACATAGACCTAGCTCTGGAAATTATGCAAGGGGACAAGCCTTTTCAGTACCCCATTAAAACAAAGCAGGTTCGTGTAGGTAGATCCTCTGCTAACGACCTCGTCCTAGAGGACCCCTCTGTCTCTCGAAAACACGCTTTCTTAACGCTCTTTCAAGATGGTTTAGTCGTTCATGATATAGGCTCAAGCAATGGAACTTTTATTGAGCAAGAAGCTATATCTCTATGTAAACTTGAAAGAAACCAGTACATTTTCTTTGGCCACGTGCGCTGCAAATTAATTGAAACCCCAAATTCTCAAACACTAAAGGCTAGCAAGGCTCCGAGGATGGTCACAAAGACAACCCGAATTCCAGTCACCAATTACCAAGCTAAAGAAAAAGACTCAGAAGTCAGTGCCAAATAA